A section of the Drosophila subobscura isolate 14011-0131.10 chromosome A, UCBerk_Dsub_1.0, whole genome shotgun sequence genome encodes:
- the LOC117895702 gene encoding bromodomain-containing protein 2-like: protein MHFFHKYILMDLYENEYAVHFREPVDMAAIQAPNYYAIVAQPMDMGTIMQRLQNHFYHHVGEAVSDFLLMLHNCFQYNLRGTMVYERGCFLEKFFMERLYTLPKGPEYPHVEVPRTFRKTRLVAPRPYTTTPLRPPAATARPTRRASTRSLRPRIATTQPEQPQPQLQPQLQPQLQPQLQPQLQPQLQPQPVPGRVLTRVRPTVGPKPSNLGKYSNKLNCFEMAVLEVAAKRDFGQDFLEPVDALKLGVPQYYVTIVKPMDLQTIKRRLRNNFYHHFGEAVSDVMLILHNCFKVNQPDEPAYKNGQLLEEFFWQELKQMPAGQEVQTLRSK from the exons ATGCATTTCTTCCACAAATATATTCTGATGGACTTGTACGAGAATGAATACGCTGTGCACTTTCGCGAGCCGGTGGACATGGCAGCGATTCAGGCACCGAACTACTACGCCATCGTGGCACAGCCCATGGACATGGGCACCATCATGCAGCGATTGCAGAATCACTTCTACCACCATGTGGGCGAGGCTGTGTCCGACTTCCTGCTGATGCTCCACAACTGCTTCCAGTACAATCTGCGCGGCACCATGGTCTACGAGCGTGGCTGCTTTTTGGAGAAGTTCTTCATGGAGCGATTGTACACCTTGCCCAAGGGGCCCGAGTATCCGCACGTTGAGGTGCCCAGGACTTTCAGAAAAACGCGCCTGGTCGCACCTCGCCCTTACACGACCACCCCACTGCGCCCTCCCGCTGCCACGGCTCGGCCCACACGCCGGGCCTCAACCCGGTCCCTACGCCCTCGGATCGCGACCACACAGCCG gaacagccgcagcctcagctCCAGCCTCAGCTCCAGCCTCAGCTCCAGCCTCAGCTCCAGCCTCAGCTCCAGCCTCAGCTCCAGCCTCAACCCGTACCGGGACGTGTACTGACTCGAGTGCGGCCCACGGTGGGCCCAAAGCCCAGCAATTTGGGCAAGTACTCCAATAAGTTGAACTGCTTCGAGATGGCTGTGCTGGAGGTTGCGGCCAAGAGGGACTTCGGCCAGGACTTCCTGGAGCCGGTGGACGCGCTCAAGCTGGGGGTGCCACAATATTACGTGACCATCGTGAAGCCCATGGACTTGCAGACCATAAAGAGACGACTTCGCAACAATTTCTATCACCATTTCGGCGAGGCGGTGTCCGACGTAATGCTGATCCTTCACAATTGCTTCAAAGTCAATCAGCCCGACGAGCCGGCCTACAAGAATGGCCAGCTACTGGAGGAGTTCTTCTGGCAAGAGCTGAAGCAGATGCCCGCCGGGCAAGAGGTGCAAACGCTGCGCAGCAAATGA